A window from Rhizosphaericola mali encodes these proteins:
- a CDS encoding Rossmann-fold NAD(P)-binding domain-containing protein, which produces MSINLFPAKAVQGELIKYSQIGNKQFKIFTKAGDVVDIDALANKGLKYKANPFLDELKGNHVRVGLLFLNPSMRTRMSTQVAGRNLGMDVIVFNIDKEGWQLEFGDGVVMNGNKAEHIKEAAPVLGSYFDILGIRTFPSLQNRAEDYSESYISEFIKYCGVPVVSLESATRHPLQSLTDIITMKESLAQQPITPGKKLKIVHTWAPHIKPCPQAVSNSFCEWVNAWGKADFVVANPEGMDLAEEFTKGATVTHNQEEALEGADFVYVKNWSSYDWKGEYGKNYDAPDASSWLLTLDKLKNTNNAKVMHCLPVRRGVELTDEVLDSDHSLITTEAGNRVWAAQAVLSELL; this is translated from the coding sequence ATGTCTATAAATCTTTTTCCTGCGAAAGCAGTCCAAGGAGAATTGATTAAATATTCTCAAATAGGAAATAAACAATTCAAAATTTTTACTAAAGCTGGCGATGTTGTTGATATTGACGCATTGGCAAATAAAGGATTGAAATACAAAGCCAATCCATTTTTGGATGAGTTGAAAGGCAATCATGTAAGGGTGGGTTTATTGTTTTTAAATCCAAGTATGCGTACGAGAATGAGTACGCAAGTTGCTGGTCGCAATTTGGGTATGGATGTTATTGTATTCAATATTGACAAAGAAGGTTGGCAATTGGAATTTGGCGATGGCGTCGTGATGAATGGAAATAAAGCCGAACATATCAAAGAAGCGGCACCTGTATTGGGAAGTTATTTTGATATATTGGGAATTCGTACTTTTCCATCTTTGCAAAACCGAGCAGAAGACTATAGCGAATCGTATATAAGTGAATTTATCAAATATTGCGGAGTTCCTGTTGTTAGTTTGGAAAGCGCTACACGCCATCCATTGCAAAGCTTGACAGATATCATTACCATGAAAGAGTCTTTGGCACAACAACCAATCACGCCAGGTAAAAAATTAAAAATCGTACATACCTGGGCTCCACATATCAAACCATGTCCACAAGCCGTTTCGAATAGTTTTTGTGAATGGGTCAACGCTTGGGGCAAGGCAGATTTTGTAGTTGCCAATCCAGAAGGAATGGATCTAGCGGAAGAATTCACAAAAGGTGCGACTGTTACACATAATCAAGAAGAAGCATTGGAAGGTGCTGATTTCGTATATGTGAAAAATTGGAGTTCTTACGATTGGAAAGGGGAATATGGCAAAAACTATGACGCTCCAGATGCATCGTCTTGGTTGTTGACTTTGGATAAATTGAAAAATACCAATAATGCCAAAGTGATGCATTGCCTACCTGTACGTCGTGGAGTTGAATTAACAGATGAAGTTTTGGACAGTGATCATAGTTTGATTACTACGGAAGCGGGCAATCGTGTATGGGCGGCGCAAGCCGTTTTGAGTGAATTGTTATAA
- a CDS encoding acyl-CoA dehydrogenase family protein, with translation MPNFLKKISNIIQLSRSIDFAKLDAISQKVDLPKMMEQFANMDEAQLNGLSKMLNGSHKKKELPTINSDFYELHLRLTPEQKEIQQRVRNFMENEVKPIVNNYWLHDEFPFELIPKFRELNLCGITYEGYGCPNLPFLMEGVVAMEIARVDASLATFFGVQSGLAMGSIYICGSGEQKAKWLPQMQKFEKIGAFGLTEPDVGSGAAGGLTTTCKKTENGWILNGQKKWIGNATFADVLIIWARDLDDNQVKGFIVEKDTPGFSVEKIKGKMALRIVQNGLITLTDCLVKDENKLANANSFKDTAKVLQMTRAGVAWMAVGCGRGAYESALDYTRKRKQFGKPIASYQLIQGHLVEMLSNLTAMQTMVFRLSELQDTGLLKDEHASIAKVFCTLRTRDIVSQAREVMGGNGILLEYDVARFVADAEAIYSYEGTKEINSLIVGRAITGFSAFV, from the coding sequence ATGCCAAATTTTTTAAAGAAGATTAGTAATATCATTCAACTTTCGAGAAGTATTGATTTTGCAAAATTGGACGCTATTTCTCAAAAAGTTGATCTACCTAAAATGATGGAGCAATTTGCCAATATGGATGAAGCTCAACTAAATGGATTAAGCAAAATGCTGAATGGTTCGCATAAGAAAAAGGAATTACCAACAATCAATAGTGATTTCTATGAATTGCATCTACGTCTAACACCCGAACAAAAAGAAATACAACAACGTGTACGTAATTTCATGGAAAATGAAGTAAAACCTATCGTCAATAATTATTGGCTACATGATGAATTTCCATTTGAACTTATACCGAAATTTAGAGAACTAAATCTATGCGGCATTACTTATGAAGGTTATGGCTGTCCCAATTTGCCTTTCCTAATGGAAGGTGTCGTAGCTATGGAAATAGCTCGAGTAGACGCATCTCTTGCAACATTTTTTGGTGTACAAAGTGGACTAGCAATGGGTTCTATTTATATCTGTGGATCTGGAGAACAAAAAGCAAAATGGCTTCCACAAATGCAGAAATTTGAAAAAATTGGTGCATTTGGATTGACTGAACCAGACGTCGGCTCCGGCGCGGCTGGTGGTCTGACAACTACTTGTAAAAAAACAGAGAATGGTTGGATTTTGAATGGACAGAAAAAATGGATAGGTAATGCAACATTTGCTGATGTCCTCATTATTTGGGCAAGAGACCTAGACGACAATCAAGTAAAAGGTTTTATAGTTGAAAAAGATACGCCAGGTTTTAGTGTAGAGAAAATAAAAGGTAAAATGGCACTTCGCATTGTTCAAAATGGCTTAATCACACTTACCGATTGTTTGGTCAAAGATGAAAATAAATTGGCAAATGCGAATTCATTTAAAGATACAGCTAAAGTATTACAAATGACTAGAGCTGGTGTGGCTTGGATGGCTGTTGGTTGTGGCAGAGGCGCTTATGAAAGTGCATTAGACTATACCAGAAAAAGAAAGCAATTTGGCAAACCAATCGCCTCTTATCAATTAATACAAGGTCATTTGGTCGAAATGCTTTCCAATCTTACCGCTATGCAAACGATGGTTTTCAGACTATCTGAATTGCAAGATACTGGCCTGCTAAAAGACGAACATGCATCTATTGCAAAAGTTTTTTGTACTTTACGTACTCGAGATATTGTCTCACAAGCGAGAGAAGTTATGGGCGGCAATGGGATTCTACTAGAATATGATGTAGCTCGATTCGTCGCTGACGCAGAGGCTATTTATTCTTATGAAGGAACCAAGGAAATCAATTCGCTCATTGTAGGCAGAGCGATTACAGGATTTAGTGCTTTTGTATAA
- a CDS encoding suppressor of fused domain protein produces the protein MDLETYRKTYTEDDAVGWMAIDNEIAKIYGEQEPIHFRPIITAMLGGEDPLDGVSVYESTQQAPHLHFISYGFSQLYYDEEAVGKEFSKFGFELTFRLKGNKDQNLKWVVSLMQNLAKYIFSESKWFENYDFIPTNSPIYLEYDTALVGLAFVEDSELGTIDTPHGQVQFLQMVGITQKELDVLLANPVKGTVMQLVDQLKVGNELLITDLNRK, from the coding sequence ATGGATTTAGAAACCTATAGAAAGACTTACACGGAAGATGATGCTGTCGGTTGGATGGCCATTGATAATGAAATTGCGAAGATTTATGGCGAACAAGAGCCTATACATTTTCGCCCTATAATTACAGCTATGCTTGGAGGTGAAGACCCTCTTGACGGCGTAAGTGTTTATGAAAGCACACAACAAGCACCCCATTTGCATTTTATCTCCTATGGCTTTTCTCAATTGTACTACGATGAAGAAGCTGTTGGAAAAGAATTTAGCAAATTTGGATTTGAATTGACATTCAGACTTAAGGGAAATAAAGATCAAAATTTGAAATGGGTAGTCAGTCTGATGCAAAATCTTGCGAAATATATATTTAGTGAGAGTAAATGGTTTGAAAATTATGATTTTATTCCTACCAATAGCCCAATCTATTTGGAATATGATACGGCTTTAGTTGGATTGGCATTTGTGGAAGATTCCGAATTGGGGACGATTGATACACCTCATGGACAAGTTCAATTTTTACAAATGGTTGGTATCACACAAAAAGAGCTTGATGTGCTCCTTGCCAATCCCGTAAAGGGTACCGTTATGCAATTAGTCGATCAACTTAAAGTTGGAAATGAGCTATTGATTACTGATTTAAATAGAAAATAA
- a CDS encoding S9 family peptidase has translation MLFSSKRAIAAAFAFAGAQALHAQDSVRYSDYQRAESFLGYNTSSLVKNLNINPHWTDANNLLYSLFENGKDVHYTLDPSTGKITTTNVIKNDPPGMFNGRRLSTRGVVSPDGKKEAFIRNYNLYVKVIATGKEIQLTTDGVKDFGYATDNAGWKHSGAAVLRWSPDSKKIATFQQDERNVGEMYLVSTNVGHPKLEAWKYPLPGDSIVAMIQRVIINVDQPKVIRLKKDPDFHRGTLSDDISSSGTFDDVDWSTDGSQLAFVSTSRDHKIETFQIANANTGDVKEIFQEKVATQFESGQGTINWRYLPESKEIIWYSERDNWGHLYLYDATTGKLKNQITKGDWLVTQMLQVDEKKKEIYFMAAGKEAENPYFQQLCKINFSGKDLKVLTPEVGTHKVQFSKDKAYFFDAYSQPNIPATYVVRKSSNGDKVTELGKADITDLVKTGWKAPTPVKLKAGDGVTDIYGLVFTPTTMDPNKKYPIVDYIYPGPQGGSVGSWAFSPSRGDNQSLAELGCIVIAVEGTSNPNRSKSFHDMSYGNMAINTLPDQIAAIRQLAEKFPIDTTKVGIWGHSGGGFATAGALFRYPDFFKVGISESGNHENRNYEDDWGERYNGLLQNSDYESQANQTLAKNLKGKLLLVTGNMDDNVPPFNTYLVVEALEKANKDFDMLIYPNRPHGYGPDAYYMMRRRWDYFVTNLLEKKHPKEFVLGK, from the coding sequence ATGTTATTTTCTTCCAAAAGGGCAATTGCGGCGGCATTCGCTTTTGCAGGAGCACAAGCCTTGCATGCGCAAGATTCTGTCCGTTATAGTGATTATCAAAGAGCGGAAAGCTTTTTGGGTTACAATACGTCTTCATTAGTCAAAAATCTCAACATCAATCCACATTGGACGGACGCCAACAATCTACTATATTCTCTATTTGAAAATGGCAAAGATGTTCACTATACCTTAGATCCAAGTACTGGAAAAATTACCACAACAAATGTAATTAAAAATGATCCTCCAGGCATGTTCAATGGTCGTCGATTGAGTACGCGTGGTGTAGTTTCTCCTGACGGGAAAAAAGAAGCATTTATTCGCAACTATAATTTGTATGTAAAAGTTATCGCTACAGGTAAAGAAATCCAATTAACTACAGATGGTGTAAAAGATTTTGGATATGCCACGGACAATGCAGGTTGGAAACATAGTGGCGCAGCCGTTTTACGTTGGTCGCCAGATTCTAAAAAAATTGCGACATTCCAACAAGATGAGCGCAATGTAGGGGAAATGTATTTGGTTTCTACCAATGTTGGTCATCCTAAATTAGAAGCATGGAAATATCCATTACCAGGAGATTCTATAGTTGCAATGATCCAACGCGTCATTATTAATGTAGATCAACCCAAAGTTATTAGACTAAAAAAAGATCCAGATTTTCATAGGGGAACTTTGAGTGATGATATCTCTAGTAGCGGTACGTTTGATGATGTGGACTGGAGTACTGATGGTTCACAATTAGCATTTGTCTCTACTTCTCGTGATCATAAAATTGAAACTTTTCAAATTGCAAACGCCAATACGGGTGATGTAAAAGAGATTTTTCAAGAAAAAGTAGCTACTCAATTTGAGTCAGGGCAAGGAACCATCAATTGGCGTTATTTACCCGAATCCAAAGAAATTATTTGGTATTCTGAACGCGATAATTGGGGACATTTATACTTATACGATGCGACTACTGGCAAACTAAAAAATCAAATTACCAAAGGAGATTGGCTAGTTACACAAATGTTGCAAGTAGATGAAAAGAAAAAAGAAATCTACTTTATGGCTGCGGGAAAAGAAGCAGAAAATCCCTATTTCCAACAACTATGTAAAATCAATTTTAGTGGAAAAGATTTGAAAGTACTCACTCCAGAAGTTGGTACACATAAGGTTCAATTTTCAAAAGATAAAGCCTATTTCTTTGACGCATATTCCCAACCTAATATTCCGGCTACATATGTTGTAAGAAAATCTAGTAATGGAGATAAAGTTACCGAATTAGGGAAAGCAGATATTACAGACTTAGTTAAAACTGGCTGGAAAGCACCAACTCCGGTGAAGTTAAAAGCAGGCGATGGCGTGACGGATATTTATGGTTTAGTCTTCACTCCAACAACGATGGATCCTAATAAAAAATATCCTATCGTAGATTATATTTATCCAGGCCCACAAGGTGGCAGTGTAGGTAGTTGGGCATTTTCACCGTCTCGTGGAGATAATCAATCCTTAGCGGAATTGGGATGTATTGTGATTGCGGTTGAAGGAACAAGTAATCCAAATCGCTCCAAAAGTTTCCATGACATGAGCTATGGCAATATGGCAATCAATACTTTGCCTGATCAGATTGCCGCTATTCGCCAATTGGCTGAAAAATTTCCAATAGATACAACGAAAGTTGGCATTTGGGGACATTCAGGTGGCGGTTTCGCTACCGCAGGAGCATTATTTAGATATCCGGATTTTTTCAAAGTGGGCATTTCCGAATCTGGCAACCATGAAAATCGTAATTATGAAGATGATTGGGGCGAAAGATACAATGGTTTATTACAAAATTCTGATTACGAATCTCAAGCCAATCAGACGCTTGCGAAAAATTTAAAAGGAAAATTATTGTTGGTTACAGGTAATATGGATGACAACGTTCCTCCATTCAACACTTATTTAGTTGTAGAAGCTTTGGAAAAAGCGAATAAAGATTTCGATATGTTGATTTATCCTAATCGTCCGCATGGTTACGGACCAGACGCTTATTATATGATGCGTCGCCGTTGGGATTATTTTGTTACTAATCTATTAGAGAAAAAACATCCAAAAGAATTTGTATTAGGCAAATAA
- a CDS encoding RNA polymerase sigma factor, which yields MSLYASYNDTQLLSFIKSGNAEAFKEIYERYWERMADYVIKVIKNETEAQDIVQEIFISIWKRREIIEIKGELLAYLLKSARNLSLRYIEKNLNKQSFYQSLNNHLNDFQFTNFTALELKELEEQINNAIEALPAKMQEIFKLSRFENLSYKEISERLNIADTTVKKQISNAIKIIKKDVDNNQSDKIVLFIIAILSLKK from the coding sequence ATGTCTTTATATGCATCCTATAATGATACCCAATTGTTATCTTTTATTAAATCTGGTAATGCAGAAGCATTCAAGGAAATCTATGAAAGATACTGGGAGCGTATGGCTGACTATGTCATTAAAGTAATTAAAAATGAAACGGAAGCGCAAGATATCGTGCAAGAAATCTTTATTTCCATATGGAAACGCCGAGAAATTATAGAAATTAAGGGCGAGTTATTGGCCTATCTTTTAAAAAGTGCGCGTAATCTGTCGTTGAGATATATTGAGAAAAATTTAAACAAACAATCTTTTTATCAATCTTTGAATAATCATCTCAATGATTTTCAGTTCACCAATTTCACCGCATTAGAATTAAAAGAACTGGAAGAACAAATTAATAATGCAATAGAAGCACTACCAGCTAAAATGCAGGAAATATTCAAGTTAAGTAGATTTGAAAATCTTTCCTATAAAGAGATCTCAGAGCGCTTAAATATTGCAGATACTACAGTCAAAAAACAAATCAGTAATGCTATTAAGATCATCAAAAAGGATGTAGATAACAATCAATCCGATAAAATTGTATTATTTATAATCGCCATTCTATCTTTAAAAAAATAA
- a CDS encoding FecR family protein encodes MTKQEVELLLKKYRLGLCSDEEKKIIEDWYQKEYNASNFLWDKQDKEKFKQLLDSSIFPDIDERNAIKVHRRPVYQYFTAAAAITGLIVGCIFLWRNHNENKKDWNLESQAVRYQNDVDPGKAGATWIINNDKSYTLEGNTDMIKNGSNNLGKQNNNELIIDSAFANRNTSFENTISTGNAQQYKVVLTDGTKIWINAASSIHFKMPFDKNKREIFLSGEAYFEVAHNDEKPFFVISDKDTISVLGTHFNINAYNDEPNYVATLLEGKIKYSTAYIHNSNPYILSPNEQIIRKEHSALIEPTDDAENKTAWKDGFFSFSNDDIHTVMRQLARWYNIQVDYENTNYKEKFYGDLRKDAPLSSILSVLEKSGVKFLIQGTKVTVL; translated from the coding sequence ATGACTAAACAGGAAGTAGAGCTACTTTTGAAAAAATACCGACTCGGGCTGTGCTCCGATGAAGAAAAAAAGATCATCGAAGATTGGTATCAAAAGGAATATAACGCGAGCAATTTTCTTTGGGATAAACAGGACAAAGAAAAATTCAAGCAATTACTGGACTCATCTATTTTTCCAGATATAGATGAAAGAAATGCTATCAAAGTACATCGACGACCTGTGTACCAATACTTTACTGCGGCTGCAGCCATTACAGGCTTGATCGTTGGATGTATTTTTCTTTGGCGCAATCATAATGAAAACAAAAAAGATTGGAACTTAGAATCTCAAGCGGTTCGATATCAAAATGATGTAGATCCAGGAAAAGCTGGAGCTACATGGATCATAAACAATGATAAATCGTACACGCTGGAAGGAAATACTGACATGATAAAAAATGGCAGTAATAACCTTGGTAAGCAGAATAATAATGAATTAATTATAGATAGTGCATTTGCAAATAGAAATACGTCCTTCGAAAATACCATTTCTACCGGCAATGCTCAGCAATATAAGGTTGTGTTAACAGACGGAACGAAAATTTGGATCAATGCAGCGTCTTCAATTCATTTCAAAATGCCTTTTGATAAAAATAAACGAGAAATTTTTCTTTCGGGCGAGGCGTATTTTGAAGTCGCACATAATGACGAAAAGCCATTCTTTGTAATAAGTGATAAGGATACAATCTCAGTACTTGGTACGCATTTTAATATAAATGCCTATAATGATGAACCAAATTATGTAGCTACATTATTAGAAGGAAAAATTAAATATAGTACAGCATACATACACAATTCTAATCCATATATTCTTTCACCAAATGAACAAATAATACGCAAAGAACATTCAGCACTTATTGAACCTACGGATGATGCAGAAAACAAAACCGCATGGAAAGATGGATTTTTCAGTTTTTCCAATGATGATATTCATACTGTAATGCGTCAATTGGCTCGATGGTACAATATTCAAGTGGATTATGAAAATACCAATTATAAAGAAAAATTCTACGGAGATTTAAGAAAAGATGCTCCCCTTTCCTCTATACTTTCTGTTTTGGAAAAATCAGGTGTAAAATTTTTAATCCAAGGCACGAAAGTTACTGTTCTATAA
- a CDS encoding SusC/RagA family TonB-linked outer membrane protein, which translates to MKKTTFYLLLFIFSTLALKSYAQKITFAGTNIPVQKFFNAVREQTGYTVFGNYSLLENFPSITVDVKDKPLNEALKDILAKNNLTYSIEGKMIVLTEINNQKNQENHQVGIFSGMVVDEDGKPVEGASVMNMMNSDRKNNDVVTDAHGSFTIQAKKGDMLNVYYVGYKIYKFSIFSMTYEPSFQLTPTNKTLEETVVIGYGTARKKDLTGSVAVVDPNSFKDLPLLTVDNALAGKAAGVEVTKSDGTPGGAVRIRIRGSSSLLGGNDPLYVIDGIPIQPQSNFINPGYDVSTPSGNYAASVGGSATGMSTGIVNGVNSLNGLNPDDIESMTVLKDASATAIYGSKAANGVVIITTKRGRKNSKPSISFNYYTTLTTPKLPHLLNADQYKELVTEAAQNSYDARKAAGYSITTNIDEILNNPDNYFGNNNTNWLHEITHNTLSHNAELSVQGGGENSRYYSSISYNSTPGAIKGSSFDRIAGKINLENNISSKFSVNTNLLLGYSQQNITNGAFSQAIAARPDWSPYDAAGNFVNFSTMGATYDGFLNPVAMLKSINSNKTLTLLGSLGLSYRFTNDLLFKSVVSLDRQSYNQRTFTPSFLSTGGYVGAGGTTTAIGSNGNSTRTNWFIENTMSYVKSFKNKSDLNILVGQSYQTTKNSFFSATASGYPDNYNLTSLSSAVTPLYVKGDDPLKPQSYLLSFYLRSNYSLMDKYIFTFTGRTDGSSKFGTNNKWGYFPSGAFAWRISNENFLKNVTWIEDIKLRASYGLTGNQNIGDQMYRTLYSPYNYGGQSALVPTQLGNDGIKWESSKQFDGGADVSMFKGRLQLMVDYYDKRNNGALLSLPVAPSTSFSSLLSNAVGIKNRGWELSVNGDILKSKNFTWSGSWNISWNKSLVTKLDADASLGQLGNLTGVETGNTTLIKGQPIGLITGSRVTGIIKTQDELNAYKEKLGWIGDVLYPFLGIGDPMFSLTETGGFTDINRSEIIAHGAPKYYGGFSQSLSYKNISLQAYFTYSYGGQLLWADHVASVEFVGQSNANVAILGRYNANNTNSNQPRLLYGNDGIYSKTNLDVFSSSYLKLRTLSVNYNFSNTSWSKKMGIKGLSAYLSAMNLFTITKYPGNDPETSNDPYSAAGGYFDISNYPSVKTYSVGIKASF; encoded by the coding sequence ATGAAAAAGACTACATTTTATTTATTACTATTCATCTTTAGTACGCTTGCATTGAAATCTTACGCGCAGAAAATCACTTTTGCAGGAACCAACATTCCCGTTCAAAAATTTTTTAACGCTGTACGCGAGCAAACTGGATATACCGTATTTGGAAATTATAGTTTATTGGAAAACTTTCCCAGTATTACAGTGGATGTAAAAGACAAACCTTTAAACGAGGCATTAAAAGATATTTTGGCAAAAAACAATCTAACTTATTCTATAGAAGGTAAGATGATCGTACTTACTGAAATAAACAATCAAAAAAATCAGGAAAATCATCAGGTTGGCATTTTTAGTGGAATGGTCGTGGACGAAGATGGAAAACCAGTTGAAGGCGCCTCTGTTATGAATATGATGAATTCAGACAGAAAGAATAATGATGTTGTAACGGATGCTCATGGAAGTTTTACTATCCAAGCTAAAAAGGGAGATATGCTCAATGTATATTATGTGGGTTATAAAATTTATAAATTTTCGATATTTTCAATGACTTATGAGCCTTCATTTCAACTCACACCCACAAATAAAACATTAGAAGAAACTGTAGTAATAGGTTATGGTACCGCACGCAAAAAAGATCTAACAGGATCTGTTGCGGTAGTAGATCCAAATTCTTTTAAAGATCTTCCTTTATTAACCGTAGATAACGCCCTAGCTGGCAAGGCGGCAGGAGTGGAAGTAACAAAGTCAGATGGAACTCCAGGAGGAGCCGTAAGAATTAGAATACGTGGTTCTAGTTCTCTATTAGGAGGAAATGATCCACTATATGTAATTGATGGGATTCCTATACAGCCCCAAAGTAATTTTATTAATCCAGGATATGACGTATCTACTCCTTCTGGAAACTATGCCGCATCTGTTGGTGGCTCTGCTACTGGAATGTCTACCGGTATTGTGAACGGAGTAAATTCCTTAAATGGTTTAAACCCAGATGACATCGAATCTATGACGGTTCTAAAAGATGCTTCTGCTACAGCAATCTATGGTTCTAAAGCGGCTAATGGTGTAGTAATCATTACTACCAAAAGAGGGAGGAAGAATTCGAAGCCTTCTATTAGTTTTAATTACTATACTACTTTAACTACACCAAAGTTACCACACCTTTTAAATGCAGATCAATATAAAGAATTGGTAACTGAAGCAGCTCAGAATAGTTATGATGCTAGAAAAGCAGCCGGATATTCTATTACAACAAATATTGATGAAATATTAAATAACCCAGATAATTATTTTGGGAATAATAATACTAATTGGTTGCATGAAATAACTCATAATACGCTTTCTCACAATGCAGAATTAAGTGTTCAAGGAGGAGGGGAAAACTCTCGCTATTATAGTTCTATTTCTTATAATAGTACTCCTGGCGCAATCAAAGGTAGTAGCTTTGATAGGATTGCAGGAAAGATAAATCTGGAAAATAATATTAGCTCAAAATTTAGCGTAAATACTAATTTACTTTTAGGGTATTCTCAACAAAATATTACAAATGGAGCTTTCTCTCAAGCAATTGCCGCTAGACCAGATTGGTCTCCGTATGATGCTGCAGGAAATTTTGTAAATTTTTCAACTATGGGAGCAACTTATGATGGATTTCTAAATCCTGTAGCCATGTTAAAATCTATTAATTCGAACAAAACATTGACTTTATTAGGGTCTTTAGGATTGTCTTACAGATTTACAAATGACCTATTATTCAAAAGTGTAGTTTCATTAGATCGTCAAAGCTATAATCAAAGAACATTTACTCCAAGTTTTCTCTCTACTGGTGGTTATGTTGGGGCTGGAGGTACTACAACTGCAATAGGTAGTAATGGTAACAGTACTCGTACGAATTGGTTTATAGAAAATACGATGTCATATGTAAAAAGTTTTAAAAATAAATCTGATTTGAATATACTAGTAGGTCAATCGTATCAGACTACAAAAAATTCTTTTTTTAGTGCTACCGCAAGCGGATACCCAGATAACTATAATTTAACCTCATTATCTTCTGCAGTAACACCATTATATGTAAAAGGAGATGACCCTCTGAAACCACAGAGTTATCTATTGTCCTTTTATCTAAGGTCTAATTATTCTCTGATGGATAAATATATATTCACATTTACTGGTCGTACGGATGGATCATCAAAGTTCGGAACAAATAATAAATGGGGTTATTTTCCATCAGGAGCATTTGCATGGCGTATATCTAATGAAAACTTCTTAAAAAATGTAACTTGGATAGAAGATATTAAGTTAAGAGCAAGCTATGGCTTAACTGGAAATCAGAATATCGGAGATCAGATGTATAGGACACTATATTCTCCATACAATTATGGAGGACAAAGCGCGTTAGTGCCCACCCAATTGGGAAATGATGGAATTAAATGGGAGTCTTCCAAACAGTTTGATGGAGGGGCAGATGTATCTATGTTTAAAGGTAGACTGCAATTAATGGTAGATTATTATGATAAAAGAAATAATGGAGCCTTATTAAGTTTGCCAGTCGCACCTAGTACTTCGTTTAGCTCATTATTGAGTAATGCAGTAGGAATAAAAAATAGAGGTTGGGAACTTTCTGTAAATGGAGATATTCTAAAAAGTAAAAATTTTACATGGTCGGGCTCTTGGAATATTTCTTGGAATAAATCTTTAGTAACCAAATTAGATGCGGATGCCTCATTAGGTCAATTGGGTAATCTTACTGGTGTTGAAACTGGTAATACCACCTTGATTAAAGGACAGCCTATTGGGTTGATTACAGGTAGTAGAGTGACCGGTATTATAAAGACGCAAGATGAATTAAATGCGTATAAAGAAAAATTAGGATGGATTGGAGATGTATTATATCCTTTTTTAGGTATAGGTGATCCTATGTTTAGCTTGACGGAAACAGGTGGATTTACTGATATAAATAGGTCTGAAATAATTGCACATGGTGCTCCTAAATACTATGGAGGATTTTCTCAAAGTTTGAGTTATAAAAATATATCTCTACAAGCGTATTTTACCTATTCTTATGGAGGTCAATTATTGTGGGCTGATCATGTTGCTAGTGTAGAATTTGTGGGGCAATCTAATGCGAATGTGGCTATTTTAGGACGGTATAATGCCAATAACACAAATTCCAATCAACCTCGTTTATTATATGGCAATGACGGTATATACTCGAAAACAAATTTAGATGTTTTCAGTTCCTCTTATCTCAAGTTAAGGACATTGTCCGTGAACTATAATTTTTCTAATACTTCTTGGAGTAAGAAAATGGGGATAAAAGGACTTTCAGCCTACTTGTCTGCAATGAATTTGTTCACTATTACAAAATACCCAGGAAATGATCCAGAGACATCTAATGATCCATACAGTGCGGCTGGAGGATACTTCGATATTAGTAATTATCCATCTGTTAAGACTTATTCTGTCGGTATCAAAGCTTCCTTTTA